A genomic segment from Zerene cesonia ecotype Mississippi chromosome 7, Zerene_cesonia_1.1, whole genome shotgun sequence encodes:
- the LOC119840702 gene encoding protein FAM166B-like, protein MWVDVSGRERQNYTTQTNGSFIPGYTGHCPLLKFRYGKCYGDNTRQILREIRSKGLFNKPLEYRPGDNYEIDNMPRHERPSRDVYDGLQNRQPTYMTGYTGYVPGMNFAYGKSYGRTADDCMADFSRNQRQLKRKADLNKSYVRSRSAPKMETIHSRDEIRRDLSRFREINKYKENTISPEFPPIAGYTGHIPRIKGSEASLSQRYHCAAKRGLELIQIERENRKELQNADANIRAILKPNDKKYSYWNWG, encoded by the exons atgtGGGTGGATGTAAGCGGTCGTGAAAGGCAAAACTACACAACACAAACGAACGGTTCTTTCATACCTGg GTACACTGGCCACTGTCCCCTGCTGAAATTCCGTTACGGAAAGTGCTATGGTGACAACACCAGACAGATCTTAAGAGAAATTCGTTCGAAAGGACTCTTTAA cAAGCCACTGGAATACAGGCCGGGTGATAACTATGAGATAGACAATATGCCTCGACATGAGCGACCTTCACGCGACGTGTACGATGGACTGCAAAATCGACAACCCACCTACATGACGGGATACACGGGATACGTTCCGGGGATGAACTTTGC ATACGGTAAATCATACGGTCGCACAGCTGATGACTGTATGGCGGATTTCTCTCGTAACCAACGACAACTAAAACGTAAGGCAGACCTGAACAAAAGCTATGTGCGTTCAAGAAGCGCGCCTAAAATGGAAACGATTCACTCAAGAGACGAGATCAGACGCGATTTAAGTAGATTCAGGGAGATCAACAAGTATAAAG aaAACACAATATCACCAGAATTTCCGCCTATAGCTGGCTACACTGGACACATACCTCGCATCAAGGGTTCGGAAGCGTCGCTCAGCCAACGATATCATTGCGCAGCAAAACGAGGATTGGAACTAATTCAAATTGAGCGGGAAAATCGAAAAGAACTACAGAACGCAGACGCTAATATTCGCGCCATTTTGAAACCGaacgataaaaagtattcgtATTGGAATTGGGGATAG
- the LOC119840700 gene encoding RAB6-interacting golgin isoform X1 encodes MNSTRLKMSSTFVGFSEEDLKRIKSGETEKNSDQIIIEAVRKIEKIGSIPKKTPKKPLSLQKQVSDDVINTDLFEKCKLSLTTPSSPPPPQEIIDFNDIEMTTDHNETVYEEINENRQDNTNVAPDVIRCVDNYTEDDLVAHKVKLEELQLRQKLMEEQNKKRKEMLAKALADRTKQTEEEVQKLEKIKKELQVLDGQFSQDVAVLRKKIDQACISYSEAEKNYLKIEKEFLQAKIHLQKEKEKKELLTEHLCALITHNETRKAQKLETLMLELANDKNKELNEMSGVVTPTDDRPIIIHGVDEKTGKMVEVFNEK; translated from the exons ATGAATTCTACTCGGTTAAAAATGTCATCAACGTTCGTCGGCTTTAGTGAAgaagatttaaaaagaattaaatctGGAGAGACAGAGAAAAACAGCG aCCAAATAATCATAGAGGCTGTGAGGAAGATAGAAAAAATTGGATCAATACCAAAAAAGACACCTAAAAAGCCGCTTTCACTACAAAAGCAAGTTTCAGATGATGTGATCAACACAGATCTTTTTGAGAAGTGTAAATTAAGTCTCACCACACCATCTTCACCACCTCCACCTCAagaaattatagattttaatgatattgaaaTGACTACTGACCATAACGAAACAGTTTATGAGGAAATCAATGAGAATAGACAAGATAACACTAATGTGGCCCCCGATGTAATAAGATGTGTTGATAATTACACAGAAGATGATTTGGTCGCACATAAAGTGAAGTTAGAAGAGCTTCAGCTGCGACAAAAGTTGATGGAGGAACAAAATAAGAAGAGGAAAGAAATGCTAGCCAAGGCGCTGGCTGACAG gaCAAAACAAACAGAAGAAGAGGTGCAAaagttagaaaaaataaagaaggaATTACAAGTATTGGACGGTCAGTTTTCACAGGATGTAGCTGTGTTgaggaaaaaaattgatcaagCCTGTATCAGTTATTCGGAGGCAga aaaaaattatttaaaaattgaaaaagagTTTTTGCAAGCTAAAATTCATCTTCAAAAGGAGAAGGAGAAGAAGGAATTGCTAACTGAGCATCTGTGTGCTTTAATAACTCATAATGAGACTAGGAAAGCTCAGAAACTGGAAACACTTATGTTAGAACTTGccaatgataaaaataaagaattgaatgaaatgtcTGGTGTGGTAACACCAACAGATGATAGGCCTATAATTATACATGGAGTAGACGAAAAGACTGGTAAGATGGTGgaagtttttaatgaaaaatag
- the LOC119840700 gene encoding RAB6-interacting golgin isoform X2, which produces MFLLLNFKDQIIIEAVRKIEKIGSIPKKTPKKPLSLQKQVSDDVINTDLFEKCKLSLTTPSSPPPPQEIIDFNDIEMTTDHNETVYEEINENRQDNTNVAPDVIRCVDNYTEDDLVAHKVKLEELQLRQKLMEEQNKKRKEMLAKALADRTKQTEEEVQKLEKIKKELQVLDGQFSQDVAVLRKKIDQACISYSEAEKNYLKIEKEFLQAKIHLQKEKEKKELLTEHLCALITHNETRKAQKLETLMLELANDKNKELNEMSGVVTPTDDRPIIIHGVDEKTGKMVEVFNEK; this is translated from the exons atgtttttgttattgaattttaaag aCCAAATAATCATAGAGGCTGTGAGGAAGATAGAAAAAATTGGATCAATACCAAAAAAGACACCTAAAAAGCCGCTTTCACTACAAAAGCAAGTTTCAGATGATGTGATCAACACAGATCTTTTTGAGAAGTGTAAATTAAGTCTCACCACACCATCTTCACCACCTCCACCTCAagaaattatagattttaatgatattgaaaTGACTACTGACCATAACGAAACAGTTTATGAGGAAATCAATGAGAATAGACAAGATAACACTAATGTGGCCCCCGATGTAATAAGATGTGTTGATAATTACACAGAAGATGATTTGGTCGCACATAAAGTGAAGTTAGAAGAGCTTCAGCTGCGACAAAAGTTGATGGAGGAACAAAATAAGAAGAGGAAAGAAATGCTAGCCAAGGCGCTGGCTGACAG gaCAAAACAAACAGAAGAAGAGGTGCAAaagttagaaaaaataaagaaggaATTACAAGTATTGGACGGTCAGTTTTCACAGGATGTAGCTGTGTTgaggaaaaaaattgatcaagCCTGTATCAGTTATTCGGAGGCAga aaaaaattatttaaaaattgaaaaagagTTTTTGCAAGCTAAAATTCATCTTCAAAAGGAGAAGGAGAAGAAGGAATTGCTAACTGAGCATCTGTGTGCTTTAATAACTCATAATGAGACTAGGAAAGCTCAGAAACTGGAAACACTTATGTTAGAACTTGccaatgataaaaataaagaattgaatgaaatgtcTGGTGTGGTAACACCAACAGATGATAGGCCTATAATTATACATGGAGTAGACGAAAAGACTGGTAAGATGGTGgaagtttttaatgaaaaatag
- the LOC119828261 gene encoding proline-, glutamic acid- and leucine-rich protein 1-like produces MSQILNRIIEVDPNNSEAVKESVGVFFQNLLKHVDQDSNRWLRALEDVINRFPKYCINHRTTFETFLINFIDSHNNNNVIAAAKCVHLLQQIKTTNPKSGWRRHMTLLCYSANKLMGKLYAITTSTLKDDIMSDIQANISPLVEILLNVTNVPQKNTERTKVLNNRLKNVFICIQAMLVEVYPTAKPIQPQMILDLIVQILSIACVTRDTTEDLVAMKIQALRTLDALIACLGPNLIPYSPLVFRLVMQTLRWSSDNPNDHTKNVRRHAYTTLRQWLTVLHVSKISESRSSLEDELTTHIINDITPPKKVVELTMGPQPTRNMSKKAQRKMKARQINESSLASHMPGKNKTSKSEVMNNEVAMAALDCAETLFIVGGIFLKPITHKIFQERIIRECFNIQAYSEAHSVALLRALEAVRKCSPHSVPPPTQYCLQLYATLVNSEQHEIAAFCSRALLDIRLHLHCSPPSLNFALTVAPEKANKKKRVSEKNLAVLESLLGKDKIPPNGLEEIITIADEPVSKKSRLEDDAEKISLSSDNMSSVEISDDSGTEDVQEINQNEERSASGDVSINEIENESQSTQNDIETLSNQEGDYSKAVSEMIVTCQDDEQTLCFEDIPNKNIDITEGGNINETNVVKENSDTSIHNAPTQVPLNDSVETLDGDDRPHSLEVTYDYPNTGSEKVAVLDKIDDANLPSTNETDDIQITCGQVIRNSQDIDGERKSGEMEIDKSPKLNGIEDPKDETKDINVEMTVTECESSCVATQKNILSVEDMMADFVDEVNDDA; encoded by the exons ATGA GTCAAATCTTAAATAGAATAATCGAAGTAGACCCAAACAATAGCGAAGCTGTTAAAGAAAGCGTTGGTGTTTTCTTCcagaatttattaaagcatGTAGATCAAGACAGCAATAGATGGCTTCGAGCCTTAGAAGACGTGATCAACCG attTCCCAAATATTGCATCAATCATCGAACAACATTTGAAACATTtctgattaattttattgattcgcataacaataacaatgttaTTGCTGCAGCAAAATGTGTTCATCTATTACAACAG ataaaaaccACAAATCCAAAATCAGGATGGAGACGCCACATGACTCTGTTGTGTTATTCAGCTAATAAGCTGATGGGTAAGCTCTATGCTATCACCACAAGTACTTTGAAAGATGACATTATG agTGATATACAAGCAAATATTTCTCCTCTAGTAGAAATATTGCTTAATGTGACTAATGTACCGCAAAAGAATACAGAAAGGACTAAAGTATTAAacaacagattaaaaaatgtcTTCATCTGCATACAGGCTATGCTTGT TGAAGTATATCCAACAGCGAAACCAATCCAGCCACAGATGATTCTAGATTTAATAGTGCAAATATTGAGTATAGCTTGTGTAACCAGAGACACTACGGAGGATCTTGTTGCTATGAAAATCCAAGCACTTCGCACATTGGATGCACTTATAGCTTG cCTTGGCCCAAATCTTATACCATATTCTCCACTAGTATTCAGGCTGGTAATGCAAACATTAAGATGGAGTTCTGATAATCCCAATGATCATACCAA aaatgTCCGACGACACGCATATACAACCTTACGGCAATGGCTCACGGTGTTGCATGTGAGCAAAATATCAGAAAGTCGAAGCTCACTAGAGGACGAATTGACCACAcacattataaatgatataacacCACCCAAAAAAGTTGTTGAACTTACT ATGGGACCGCAACCAACGAGAAATATGAGTAAGAAGGCGCAGAGAAAAATGAAAGCCAGACAAATTAATGAGAGTAGCCTTGCTTCGCATATGCCGGGGAAAAATAAGACATCCAA ATCGGAAGTAATGAATAACGAAGTGGCGATGGCAGCGTTGGATTGCGCCGAAACATTATTCATTGTGGGAGGGATATTTCTGAAACCTATCACACATAAA ATTTTCCAAGAGCGTATAATCCGCGAGTGTTTCAACATACAAGCATACAGCGAAGCGCACAGTGTAGCGTTGTTAAGAGCGTTAGAAGCCGTTCGGAAATGCAGCCCACATTCGGTACCACCGCCCACACAGTACTGCCTGCAATTGTATGCTACATTAGTCAATAGCGAGCAACACGAG ATCGCGGCATTCTGTTCGAGAGCTTTATTGGATATAAGATTACATTTGCATTGTTCTCCGCCATCACTCAACTTTGCGCTGACCGTCGCGCCTGAGAAAGCAAATAAGAAAAAGAGGGTTTCCGAAAAGAATCTAGCTGTCTTGGAATCACTGCTTGGAAAAGACAa GATTCCGCCCAATGGCTTAGaggaaataataacaatagctGATGAACCAGTAAGCAAAAAATCGAGATTAGAAGATGACGCAGAAAAAATAAGTCTCAGTAGTGATAACATGAGTTCTGTAGAAATAAGTGACGATTCGGGTACTGAAGATGTACaagaaattaatcaaaacGAAGAAAGGTCTGCCTCCGGAGATGTTTcgataaatgaaatagaaaatgaaaGTCAATCTACTCAAAATGATATAGAAACTTTAAGCAACCAAGAAGGTGATTATAGTAAAGCTGTGTCTGAAATGATTGTAACTTGCCAAGATGATGAACAAACTCTGTGCTTTGAAGATATTcctaacaaaaatattgatataactGAAGGAGGAAAcattaatgaaacaaatgttgttaaagaaaattcagATACTTCAATACACAATGCTCCTACTCAAGTGCCATTAAATGATTCAGTTGAAACTTTAGATGGTGATGACAGACCACATTCTTTAGAAGTAACATATGATTATCCAAATACAGGAAGTGAAAAAGTAGCTGTTCTAGATAAAATTGATGATGCTAATCTCCCGAGTACTAATGAAACAGATGATATTCAAATAACTTGCGGGCAAGTGATCCGAAATTCTCAAGACATTGATGGAGAGAGAAAATCTGGTGAAATGGAAATTGACAAGTCACCAAAACTAAATGGTATTGAAGATCCTAAAGATGAAACAAAAGATATAAATGTAGAAATGACAGTGACGGAATGTGAGTCTTCTTGTGTAGCAACACAAAAGAATATTCTATCTGTTGAAGATATGATGGCTGATTTTGTAGACGAAGTTAATGATGACgcctaa
- the LOC119840794 gene encoding probable tRNA N6-adenosine threonylcarbamoyltransferase, with amino-acid sequence MVVAIGFEGSANKLGVGIVRDGEILANCRRTYITPPGEGFLPRETAEHHRNNIHDVLKEALEESGLKPQDIDVVCFTKGPGMGAPLNACAIVARTCAKIWNKPILGVNHCIGHIEMGRLITKANNPTVLYVSGGNTQIIAYSRQRYRIFGETIDIAVGNCLDRFARVLKLSNAPSPGYNIEQMAKKGKKYLHLPYSVKGMDVSFSGILSYMEDKIDELLKEYTPEDLCYSLQETVFAMLVEITERAMAHCESDEVLIVGGVGCNERLQDMMGVMCSERGAKIFATDERFCIDNGVMIAHAGALAHASGSRMDFNDSTVTQRYRTDDVFVTWRCD; translated from the exons atggTAGTAGCAATAGGTTTCGAAGGAAGTGCTAACAAACTCGGAGTGGGAATCGTTAGAGATGGAGAAATACTGGCAAATTGTCGCCGCACATATATAACACCGCCAGGAGAAG GGTTTTTGCCAAGAGAAACAGCCGAGCACCATAGAAATAACATTCATGATGTTCTTAAAGAAGCCCTTGAAGAATCAGGACTAAAACCGCAAGATATAGATGTAGTGTGCTTCACAAAGGGGCCAGGGATGGGGGCTCCTTTGAACGCCTGCGCGATTGTTGCCAGAACGTGTGCGAAAATCTGGAATAAACCCATCCTAGGAGTTAATCATTGCATTGGCC ATATAGAAATGGGTCGGCTCATTACAAAAGCAAACAACCCAACAGTTCTGTATGTAAGTGGAGGCAACACTCAAATTATTGCTTACTCCCGGCAGAGATATAGGATATTTGGGGAGACAATAGATATTGCAGTTGGGAATTGCTTAGATAG ATTCGCaagagttttaaaattatccaaTGCTCCAAGCCCTGGATACAATATTGAACAAATGgctaaaaaaggaaaaaagtatttacatttacCGTACTCTGTGAAGG GCATGGATGTTAGCTTTTCGGGCATTTTATCATATATGGAGGACAAAAtagatgaattattaaaagaatatacaCCAGAAGACTTATGTTATTCCTTACAGGAGACTGTGTTTGCTATGCTGGTTGAAATTACTGAGAGAGCCATGGCACACTGTGAATCTGATgag gtGTTAATTGTAGGCGGAGTGGGTTGCAATGAAAGATTGCAAGACATGATGGGCGTCATGTGTTCTGAGCGAGGTGCGAAAATATTTGCAACAGATGAGAGGTTTTGTATTGATAATGGTGTTATGATTGCACACGCGGGTGCTTTAGCACATGCGTCGGGAAGTAGAATGGATTTCAACGATTCTACAGTTACACAGAGATATAGAACTGATGATGTTTTTGTTACTTGGAGAtgtgattaa